Sequence from the Corallococcus sp. EGB genome:
GCGCGCTGTCCGCGGTGCGGGCCGGGGACGACAAGTCAGCGGCGACGGAGATGGCGGCGCTGGCCAATGACTACCCGGCGCTGAAGGACCGCTGCCTCACGCACGCGGGCGTGGCGCTGGAGTCCCAGGGCCGGCTGGACGACGCGGCGGCGAGCTTCAAGCAGGTGCCGGAAGGCTCGCGCATGTACGTGGACGCGCGGCTGGGGCTGGCGCGCGTGCTGCGCAAGAAGAAGGACTACGACGGCGCCATGGCGGCGCTGGAGCCGCTCACCGCGCGCGCCATGACGGGCTGGGGCCGCAACGTGGGCGCGGAGGCGCTCATCGCCACGGCGGACCTGGCGGCGGAGAAGAAGGACAAGGCCGCGGAGCGGGCCGCGCTGTGGAAGCTGTGGGCGTCCCAGCCGCTGTCGCCCATCGTCAAGCAGGTGGAGAAGCGCCTCAAGGGGCAGACGCCGCCGGTGGAGGCCAGGGTGGGCCGCGCGGAGGCGCTGATTGAAGCGCACCGCAACAAGCAGGGCATGGCCATCCTGGAGCCCATGCTCAAGACGCTGAAGATGCCGGACGCGCTCGCGTGCCGCGCGCACTTCGCCTACGGCAAGGGGCAGCGCAAGGAGCGCCAGCACACGGTCGCCATCCAGGTGCTCACGCCGGTGGTGGAGCAGTGCAAGGACCGCGACCTCCTGGCGCGCGCGCTGTACGTGCTGGGCTCGTCGCGCTCCATCGTGGATCAGCAGCGCGGCACGGACACCTACGAGCGGCTGGCGAAGGAGTTCCCGGACCACTCGTTCGCGGACGACGCGCTCTTCTACGCGGCGGACCTGTACGTGAAGACGAACCGCCCCAAGGAGGCCATGGCGCGCCTGGATGAAGTGGCGCGGCTGTACCCCAAGGGCGACTTCCTGGGCGAGGCGCTCTTCAAGGCCTTCTGGGTGGCGCGCACGTCGAAGGCGGAGGACGGGGGCTTCTCCTTCCTGGACCGCATCGAGGAGCAGTTCGCCAACGCGGACGAGTCCTACGACGTGGAGCGAGCGCGCTACTGGCGGGCCCGCACGCTGGAGGAGCGCGGCAACATCCAGGGTGCGGTGGAGCTGATGGAGAAGCTCGCCGTGGAGCACCCGGCCACGTACTACGGCCTGATGGCGCGCACGAAGCTGGGCGAGCTGGATCCGAAGCGGCTGGAGGCGGTGTCGTCCTCCATCTTCGAAGTGCCGGAGGCGGCCAGCCCCTGGCCGATGTTCGCGGGCCCCATGGGGGATGATCCGCACTTCCGCGCGGGCGTGGAGCTGCTCAGGCTGGGCTTCGCGGACTCCGTGTCGTCGGAGCTGATGCTGGTGAACCGCGCGAACCAGCCGCCGGAGTCCATGCGGCTCCTGGTGATGGTGCTCTCGCAGTCCGGTGACGCGCGGTCGGCGCACGCCATCGCGCGGCTCGCGCTGCGCAAGGACCTGAGCGGGCGCATCACCGCGCAGACGCGGCCGGTGTGGGAGGTGGCCTATCCCAACGCGTTCCGCGACCTGATTGAAAAGCACACCGCGCCCGCGGGCGTGGAGCCGGACCTGCTCCAGGCGCTGATGCGCGAGGAGAGCGCGTTGGATCCCAAGGCCCTGTCCTGGGCCGGCGCCATGGGCCTCACGCAGCTGATGCCGTCCACGGCGAAGGGCGTGGCGCACGACCTCAAGGTGAAGAAGTTCACCGTGGACTCGCTGCTCCAGCCGGAGCTGAACATCCGCTTCGGCGCGCACTACCTGGGCGGCCTCATCAAGCAGTTCAAGGGCCACACGCCCTACGCGGTGGGCAGCTACAACGCGGGCTCCGGCGCGGTGAACCGCTGGCGCGCGGCCAACCCGGCCCTGCCGCTGGACGCGTGGGTGGAGGAGATCCCCATCGCGGAGACGCGCGGCTACATCAAGCGCGTGCTGCGCTCGTACAACACCTACCAGCTCCTCTACGGGCGCGCGCCCAAGGTGCCGGTGATGCCCAGTGCATCGCGTTAGTATGTAGTCCAGGCTTCAGGTGCGGGTGGTCCCTGCCGCGGAACGGCGGGTTTGATGGACGGTGGGTGCAGCGCTTCGACGACCGTCCGGGCAAGGCGTCTGGCGAGTACTGAATTGGTCCTGATTGCCAGATGGGGGCAGAGCGAGAAGCGGCGCTCATGCCGTCCTGGCCTTGGGCGCGGGAAGCGGCTCGGGGGCTTGCGTCGGGTTGGTAGGCTGGAGGGGCCGTCAATCCACTCCCTCGTTTGCGTGAAGGAAACACGCCATGAGCCAGCCCAGCGCCCCCAGCCCACAACCCATAGACCTCAACCGCACCGCCGTCGAAATCGCCCCCGAGACCTTCTGGGTCGGGAAGCGAGAGCCCGGCGGCATCTTCTTCGCCAACCCGTACCTGCGCCGCTTTCGGGGCACGGACGCGCGGACGAAGAAGCCCGCCGAGTTCAACCTCCTCATCGACCCCGGGTCGAGCAGTGACTTCTCCACCATCCACACGAAGGTGGTGTCGCTGATTGGGGGGATGGATCGCCTGTCGGCGCTCTTCATCAACCACCAGGATCCGGACGTGGGTTCGTCCGCGAACATCATCTCGGCGCGCTACTCGCCGCGCGCGAGCATCCTGTGCTCCGAGGACACCTGGCGGCTCATCGTCCACTTCAACCTGCCGCGAAACCGCTTCATCCCGACGGAGAAGTTCTCGGCGGGGTTGAGCGTGCCCACGGGGCACAAGCTGTTGCCGGTGCCGTCGCCGTTCTGCCACTTCCGGGGCGCGGTGATGCTCTACGACCCGCAGACGCGGGTGCTCTTCACGGGGGACCTCTTCGGAGGCCTCACGGACAGCAAGGCGCAGGGGCTCTGGGCGGAGGAGTCCGACTGGACGGGCATCCGGGCGTTCCATCAGATCTACATGCCGGTGAACTCGGCGCTGGTGCGCGCGGTGGCGGCCATCCGGAAGCTGACGCCCGCGGTGGAGATGATCGCCCCGCAGCACGGCCGCGTCATCCGGGGCAAGCTGGTGCAGCAGTTCCTGGAGCGCATGGAGCGGCTGCAGGTGGGCCTGGACATCATCGACGAGGCGCAGGACCGCACGCACCTGCAGGCCTGGAACGCGGTAGTGGACCGGGTGCTGAACCTGGCGCGCGGCTACCTGGGCGACTCGGTGGAGGCGAAGCTCACCGCGAGCGAGCAGCTGTCGGACACGGCGAAGTTCAACGGCAAGCGGCTGGAGGTGAGCCGCATGGGCAAGTGGACGCTGGAGCACGTGGTGGAGATGCTCTGCCAGGGCGAGCCCTCGGAGATCTCCGGGCCGATCATGGTGGAGGCCACCCTCGCCGCGGCGGAGTACAACCTGCCCACGCCGCACCTGGACCTCGAAGGCGCGGGTGCGCCGGCGCCGGTCTCGTTGCTGGAGCCGTAGGAGAGGGGAGGGAGGGGTGGATCCGAAGGATCGTGACAGCGGAGGGGTGGCGTACCTGCGCCCGGAGGCATTGCACGGGAAGGGCCCGGCCGATGATGGGCTGGAGCCCACGCTGCCGCAGGTGCGCACGCCCGTGTCACCGGGCGGCACGTTGCTCCAGGGGGCGGTGACGCCCCGGCCTCCCGTGCCCGTGCACCAGGGATTGGTGCCCGGGCAGGTGGTGGCGGGGCGCTACCGGGTGGAGAAGTGGCTCGGCGTGGGCGGCACGTCGGCGGTGTATCAGGCGCTGGATTTGAAGCAGCACCAGCGCGTGGCGCTCAAGGTGCTGGCGGTGCCGTACGCGGACGAGGCGATGGTGACGCGCTTCCGCCAGGAGGTGGAGCACGCCCGGGCGCTGGAGCACGTGAACATCCTGCATGTGTTCGACGTGGGGGCGGACGGGGACCGGCATTACCTGACGGTGGAGCTGCTGGAGGGGAAGGACCTGCGGCAGGTGATGCAGGAGGGACGCCCCACGCTGGCCAATGCGTTGCGGTGGCTGACGCATGCCACGGTGGCGCTGGAGCACGCGCATGCGCACGGGGTGCTGCACCGGGACGTGAAGCCGGGGAACCTGTTCATCACTCGCACGGGGGTGTTGAAGCTGATGGACTTTGGCCTGGCCAAGAGCGCGCATGTGATGGGCAACACGGCCCAGGGCGCGACGCTGGGGACGCCGGAGTACATGGCGCCGGAACAGGTGACGGGGACGCCGGTGTCTCCGGCCACGGACCTGTATGCGCTGGGGGTGGTGGCGTATGAGCTGCTCGCGGGGCGGTTGCCGTTCCGGCATGCGCAGCCGGTGCCGCTGATGCTGATGCATGTGCAGGAGACGGCCGTGCCTCCTCGGAAGCTGCGGCCGGAGCTGCCGGAGGCCTTCGAGCAGGTCGTGCTCAGGTTGATGCGGAAGCGGCCGGAGGAGCGGTACGCGAGCGCCACGGTGCTGCGCGCTGAACTGGCGAAGCTGTGGCCGCTGGTGCTCCGGCTCGGACGCGCGCTATAGCGGGCTCCTTCACCCGGGGGCCCGCCATGTCTGTCAAATTCAACCACACGATTGTCCACGCGAAGGATCAGGTCGCGTCCGCGCGATTCCTCGCGGAGCTGCTTGGACTGCCCGAGCCCACGCGCTTCGGGCACTTCCATGCGGTGAAGCTGTCGGATGGAGCGACGCTCGACTACATGACCACGCAGGAGGCCATCTCCGCCCAGCACTACGCGTTCCTGGTGTCGGAGGAGGTCTTCGACTCGCTGATCGCGAAGATCCGTGAGCGGAAGATCCAGCACTGGGCTGATCCGTTCGGTCACCAGGAGAACCAGATCAACACCCATGACGGAGGCCGTGGGGTCTACTTCCAGGACCCCAGTGGCCACTACATGGAGGCCATCACCGTGCCCTACGGCGGGTGGTGATTGCACGGTAAGCAAGTGAGTGGCTCACCAGAAGGCAGGACCGCGGTGTGCATGTGGTAATGGGAGCAACTAGCTTGAAACTTGTATCTCGGGTACGCCGGCAGTGTTTAAGAGTTGATAAATGTCGGCTGTCCTCTTCCTTTGCCCTCGCTCACTGCAAAACGTGAATATTGCGCGCTGTTTTGCTCTTGAGAGAGCCACGAAGAAAGTCGCAATGCCTTCCGGATTTCCTGCGACATGGCTCCACCACATTTTGTCGTCCAAACCTACGAAAATGATCGTGTCGAACTCAAGTCCCTTGCTCTTATGGATAGTCATCAAGGGAATTCGACCTTGACCCTCAAAAGCGCTAATACACGAATCCCAGTTGCTGGCTGTTGATGCGCACGATGAGAGGTGAAGGTGGAAAGCCTCGATTGCTATTTGAAGCTTATCGCCTGAGTTGTACTCTTGGTATGTTTGCGACAAGGCATCTCGGTTGAGAAACGTCAAGATTCGACTGGAAATGTCCCGAACTGAGGCTTCGCTTGGGGGCGCTAGCGCCATCGCACTGCGCAACTCTCTAAGGAAAGCAGTTAGCGACTTTTCAGCGCGGTTGCTCGCGGTTTCGTCAATTTCGCCATTGGCCTGTAGTTGCTCGACAAAAGTGGTCGCGGTTCGCCATGCCAAGGGGGCTTGGCGTTTGGCTCCAAGGCGGAGAAGTGCGAGCGAGACGGATGTGAATTTCTCCGTCAAAAGTTCTTGAAGGGTTGTTTTTCCTAGACTGCGGCTTTCGTTCCGGATGCTCAAGCCCACAGTGGCTAGCGGGTCTCTGAATTTCCCCTCAAATTGCTCGGCTGATTGTCGAACCAGTAATACGTAGTCTCGCGCAGATGTTCTTCTTCGGGCAATATCTTCCGAAAGCCAGGTTGCAAGATACTTGGCTTCGCTCGCCTCTGTCCGACAGTTCCATATCTGAGCAACATCTCCGGTAATCTTCTTGGTCGAGTATGAGACTGCAGGGCTGGACTCCTTATCCAATGCTCTGGCTACCACATGCTGAATGTGGATCAGCTCTGGTGAGGATCGGAAATTGCAAAGGAGCGGAATTTTATTCGCTGAAAAATCTGTCTGGAATTTGGAAAAGGAGTCTGTTCGAGCTCCTGCCCATGCCATTATCCGTTGCTTATCATCGCCCACTGCGGTGACGACGGTTCTCGATGAGGCAAAGACTGACTGAAGAAAATCGTACTGTGCATAGGTGGTATCTTGGAATTCATCAATAAATACGAATGGATAGGTTGCGCGTAGCGCTCGGGCAACTTGGGCATTGGTGCGCAGGAGGAGTTCCGCCAGACGATTGATCATGACGAATGTCATGATCGGACCAGTGGAGTGCTGTAGGTTTTCCAGCCACCAACGTGAGATGGCAAATTCGATGCCGTTGGTCGGATTGAGCGGACTTTGCGGAAGACGAAACTCGCCGACAAGACGCGGTTCGAAGTGCAATGCCGTGAGTGCAGCAATGTCCTTTTGCCACGCCAAAGGGGCCCCAATGCGTGTGCGATCTAGAAAATCGTCGAGTTGATGTTTGCTGGGATGGTGGATCTTGTACTGACGAGTTGGTCGCCATGGTGGTGGGATAATGGCCGAGAAACGGTCAATTAATCCCTTGGTGAAGGCGTCAAAAGTCAGGGAGATAAAGCGATTCGAATTGGTTGGGTCGCATCGTTGTTGGATGCGCGTCGTGAGATTGGATGCGGCATCTGTTTTGAATGAAATGGCCAATACGCGATGTGGCGGCCTGCAGAGCCCAGTTTCTAGAAGATAGGCTGCGCGTTGGGCTAGGAACTCGGTTTTGCCTGCTCCCGGTCCGGCAACGACACAACTGTTTCCGACGTGTCTAAGCGCTTTCCAGGCGTTGGGCTCTAATTCGGTGATTCCTTTGGGACGCCAACTCTCTATAGGGGTCGTGTGCATGAGTCTTACTGGGATGGAGAGGCGGGCTTGGATGTGATTCGAGATGCTACGCTGTCTAGAAGTGACTTAAGAACCTCGGGGATGCTGTCGCGCAGTTCGTTTGGTAACAGGCGCCCAAGCACTCTTAGGTGGGTGCTGGGTTTTCCGCGTCCAAGAAATAAATAGCGATACCAGCGAAATATGGTCTCATCTGTAGTTTTGTAAAATGCTGGATTTCCATTTTCCCCAAGAACTGCAGATAGAGCATCGCCTCTTGGAGAGGGGCCGACCATATCTCCTTCTGCTCTCTGGTATGCGAGCGGTAGAGAGGTTAGCATTGAGAAGTCAAGATCCAACGGGGTGCAGAAGTATATATTGAACGTGCGCAGGTAGTTGACCCAGTCGTTGAGTAGAGAGGACTGGTCTGTGTAATTGTACTGGTCGAAATGGCTGAGGTTTATATGCGCGCCTGCTGGATCGACTGTTCTGAATAGCTGATTGGCGGCCACCCCGCGCGCCAACAGCTGTTCGCAAGCCGTTTTGATTCTTCCCCAGCCTCCGCCATGCCGGCCGACGTCGAGATCAAGTAGCGTGGCATGGGGGATCTCAAGGTCGCTTAGCAGCCTCCATAGGTGATTTACATGGCGCCCACCCAATGGAACAACCGCAACAAAAGAACGATCAATTGGCAGTCCAAGCGCCTCGGCAAGTTTTGGGAGAACAACTTCCTCGGAACTGCCTTCGCCCAGTATTACAAATTTAGAAAAGTAAAGCTCTGGAAACGTGCGAACCGCCTCTCTGATGAATTTTGCCGCCTCCTCTTCGTGTGTGGGAAGAGATATTGATCGCACTTGTGTGGTGCGATTGTGGTGGTCGAGTCGGAAGTATCGAACGCTTGCAGGATCTATCCTGGCGAGAATGCTTGGTGAATGACTGGAAATGAAAGCTTGGGCGTGATGTCCGGCGGTCAGGTTTTCAATCTGCCTGATGATCCTTGAGAGGTAGAATGGTGCGAGGTTGTTTTCGGGTTCCTCGATTGCAAGAAGTGTTAGTGCGGGTAGAAGTGTGTTGCTTGTCCGAAAGCTACTTCCAGTGCGGCCTTTGAAGAGTTCTCGCTCAGTGTCTAGAGTAGCTGCGGTCACAGCGAGGTGGAATAGTGAGCGCTGCCCGTCGCTGAGGTCCTCAAGGCTTCGATCGCGCCCTGCCTCGTCAGGTTGGAATACGGCTTCCACGTTGCGAATGAACTCCTGAAATCGCAAATCTACTGGACGAAATACAGGCGTGGTGTCGGTTTCGGCGGAATGGACTTCCCGCCAGCGTTTCTCTAACGCTGCTGTTACTAGGCTTACGGCTGGTTCCTTTGCGAACGAGTTGTTGAGGGCTTTGCCTGTATTGGCGAATTCGCGCCTGAGTTGGTCGGACCAGTTTATTGCCCGCCATAGGCGACCGCGAAGGAATGTTGTAACCTGAGATGAGCCGTCTCTCGTTGCGGGAACATAAATGACTTGAATGCGGCTTCGATCGATAGCTTTGAGCTCGATTCGGTCGTCCTCTTCAAATGTGCCGAGCTTTCGGATGGCACAGACTCGTTGTTCGATGAAGCCATCCAGTGAGCCATCGTCGGTCCATGTTGCCTCCAGCCTGAGCCGGCACAGCATGCAGCCAGCGCTGTCTGCGATCATTTGATGGAAAAACTCAGGAATGGAGCTCTGGTCTTCGCCCTCCGATTCCAGTTCTGGGAAACGAAGCAAGACCTCGATTGACAGCTTGCGATCGTCGGGAGGAGAAGTTTCGGCGGCTGGAATGTGAAAGTCCTGGCGTCGTAATCGTTTTTGCTCTGAGGTGACGCCGAATAGCCTCAGGAGAGCTAGCATTATTGCTGTCTTGCCGGAGCCATTGAGGCCAACAAAGGCATTTAGGTCTGGAGACAGATTTATGGTTGTTGAATTGGGGCCAAAGCAGCGGAAGTTTGTGATTGTTATCTGTTCTATGAACATGGATTTGCGTTCTTGTGGTGGCCGACGTGGGCTGTCTGCAGGTGCGAATGACGCAGGGTTCACCACGTAGAATCCATACCTCTTACGAGGTAGGAGAATCGTGTCTTGCTGCCGCTTGGAGCGAGGAACTCGATTTGCCAAGCCTAAGACTAATTCATGTTGCCCTAGAATCGGCGTAAACTGCATCCATGGGCGCTGCGTCGAACTCTCCGGATGGCAAGAACTCGCTGCTGCGCGGTCTTCCCTCTATCGAACAACTCCTGCGACGGCCGTCGCTGGAGTCCCGGCTCGCGAATCTTCCTCATGCCCGCGCGGTCGCGGCCCTGCGGCTCGCCGTCGATCGAGTCCGAGCCCGGCTCCTCGCTGGTGACTTGCGTCCCTTCGAGGACGCGGACGTGGAAGCCGCACTCGCATCCCTCGCCACGCCGAACCTGCGGCCGGTGATCAACGCCACCGGCGTCGTGCTCCACACGAACCTGGGCCGCGCACCGCTCGCCCCCGAAGCCGTGGAGCGTGTCGCCGCCGTGGCCCGCGGCTACTCCAACCTCGAATACGACCTGGACGAAGGCGAACGCGGCAGCCGCTACGCGCCCCTCGTCGGCCTCCTGCGCACGCTCACCGGCGCGGAGGACGCCATCGTCGTCAACAACTGCGCCGGCGCCGTGCTCCTCATCCTCGCCGCGCTCGCTTCCGGCCGCGAGTGCATCGTCTCCCGCGGCGAGCTCGTCGAAATTGGCGGCGGCTTCCGCATCCCGGACGTCATGCGTCAGTCCGGCGCGACGCTCGTCGAAGTCGGCACCACCAACCGCACCCGCCGCGCGGACTACGCCAACGCCCTGAGCCCGGACACGGGACTCATCGTGAAGGTCCACCGCTCCAACTTCGCGCTCGTCGGCTTCACCGAAGAGGCAGCCCTCGCGGAGCTCGCCGGGCTGGGACGCTCCCGTGACGTGCCCGTGTTCCAGGACCTGGGCTCCGGCGCGCTCGTGCCCCTGTACGGCCCGGGCCTCACGACGGAGCCCACCGTCGGCCAGGCCATCCGGGATGGCGCGGACGTCGTCGCGTTCTCCGGGGACAAGCTGCTCGGCGGACCCCAGGCAGGCGTCATCGTCGGCCGCTCGGACCTGCTCCAGCGCATCAAGTCCCACCCGCTCACACGTGCGCTGCGTGTCGACAAGATGACGGTCGCGGCCCTGGAGGCGACCCTGGAGCTGTACCGGGATGGCCGCCCGGATGCGGTCCCCACCCAAAGCCTGCTCACCGTGCAGCCGGGTTTGTTACAGGCCCGTGCCGAACGCCTGGCAGCCTTGCTCGCGGCGAGCGGCGTCGGGTGTCGGGTCGTGTCCGTGGATGGACAGGTGGGAGGAGGTGCCATGCCTCTGGCCCGGTTGCCGTCCTTCGCTTGCAGCCTCACCGTAGAAGCGCCGAAACTATTCCTGGAACGCCTGCGCGAAGGCGAAGTGCCGGTTATTGGCAGGATTGCGGATGACGAGGTCGTTCTCGACGTCCGGTGTCTCTCAGAGGAGGACCTGGGGCAGGTCGCGCAGGCTGTGGCGGCCGCCCGTTCGGGAAGCCAGCCATGATCAACAGCGCCGTGCTCGTTTTAAACCGGTACTACCAACCGGTTCACGTGACGTCGGTCAAACGGGCCTTCTCCCTGCTGTATCAGGGCGTCGCCAAAGCCATTGACGAGCAGTACCGCCTGTATGAGTTCGAGGACTGGGCCGCCCTCAGCGCCACCCAGGACAGCATCACCACCATCGACCGCACCATCCGCATCCCGCGCGTCCTCGTGCTCGGCGCGTATGATCACCTGCCGCGTGCCAAGGTCCGCTTCTCGCGGCTCAACATCTACGCGCGCGACAACGACACCTGCCAGTACTGCGCGCGACAGCTGCCCCGTACCGACCTCAACCTGGACCACGTCAACCCGCGCACCCAGGGTGGCAAGACGACCTGGGAGAACGTCGTGTGCTCCTGCGTGCCCTGCAACCTGAAGAAGGGCGGACGCACGCCGGAGCAGGCCGGGATGCGGCTGCTCAAGAAGCCTGTTCGCCCGCGCTGGACGCCGCTCTTCCGCGGCGCCATCCGCAAGATCACCTACCGCGAGTGGCTGCCGTTCCTGCACCTCGCGGACGTGTCGTACTGGAACGTCGAGCTGCTCGACGAATAGCAACGACCGGCCCCCCGGCCGCCTGCCCCCCGAGCCTCCGGGCGCCGGGGCGCGGGCACCGGGTGCTACAGGTGCCGGCCGTGAAATGGCGGGGTGTCGACTCGGGCGGTAGGACGGGCTTTGATGCAAGTCTCCGTGAAGCCCGCCTCCCAGTCTCCAGCCGCACCCGCTTCGCTTGCTGGCGCTTCGCCGCGCGCGGAAAATGACGTGTCGCCCGTGGGACCCGCGGGCCTGACGCGGCGCTCGCGTTCGCGGCGCATCATCGCGGTGGGCGGCGGCAAGGGCGGCATCGGCAAGTCGATGGTGTCCGCGAACCTGGGCGTCGCGCTCGCGCAGGCAGGCCAGAAGGTGCTGCTCGTGGACGCGGACCTGGGCGGCGCCAACCTGCACACCTGCCTGGGCGTGGGACCTCCGGAGGCCACGCTGTCCGACTTCCTGCGGCGCGGGAAGGCCCACCTCGAAGAGGTGATGGTCGCCACCGGCGTGCCGGGCCTGTCGCTGATCGCCGGCGCGCAGGACTCGCTGGACGCGGCGAACCTCAAGTACGCGCAGAAGCAGAAGCTGCTCCGCACGCTGCTGTCGCAGACGACGGCGGACTACCTCATCCTGGACCTGGGTGCGGGCACCAGCTTCAACACGCTCGACTTCTTCCTCATCGCGGACCACGGCCTGCTCGTCGTGCTGCCGGAGCCCACCTCCGTGGAGAACGCGTACCGCTTCGTCAAGGCGGCCTTCTTCCGCAAGCTCCAGCAGACCGAGTCACGCTACGGCATCCAGGACATGGTCGAGGGCGCGCTGTCCACCCGCGAGGGCGGCCTGCGGACGCTGCACGACATCGTCGCGCAGGTGCGGCGCAAGGCCCCGTCCGACGCGGAGCGGCTGGAGCGCGAACTGGCCGCGTTCCACGTGCGGCTCGTCGTGAACCAGGCGCGCACGGACGCGGACGAGAAGGTCGGCGGGGCGATGGTGTCCGCGTGGAAGAAGTTCTTCGGCATCGACATGGATGACCTGGGCGCCCTGCGCCACGACGACGAGGCGTGGAGGGCGGTGCGCAAGCGCAAGCCGGTGCTCCTCGAGCGGCCCGATTCGCCCGTATCCCAGGGACTCCAGCGCATCGCCGCGCGTATCCTCACGCTCGACGGCCTTTCCACCGAGCCCGCCACCCCATGAAGCCCTTCGCGCAGCAGACCTACTACGAGCTCCTGGAGGTGCCGCCCACGGCGACCGATGAGGAGATCCGCGCGGCCCACCAGCGCCTGATGGAGCTGTATTCGCCGGACTCCATCGCGGTGTACGCGCTGGGTGATCCGGATCAGGTGGACGCGCTGCGTGAACGGATGAACGAAGCGATGGAGATGCTCACCGACGCGGACCTGCGCGTCGAGTATGACCGCTCCATCGGGCTGACCACCGAGC
This genomic interval carries:
- a CDS encoding MinD/ParA family protein, whose product is MGGGKGGIGKSMVSANLGVALAQAGQKVLLVDADLGGANLHTCLGVGPPEATLSDFLRRGKAHLEEVMVATGVPGLSLIAGAQDSLDAANLKYAQKQKLLRTLLSQTTADYLILDLGAGTSFNTLDFFLIADHGLLVVLPEPTSVENAYRFVKAAFFRKLQQTESRYGIQDMVEGALSTREGGLRTLHDIVAQVRRKAPSDAERLERELAAFHVRLVVNQARTDADEKVGGAMVSAWKKFFGIDMDDLGALRHDDEAWRAVRKRKPVLLERPDSPVSQGLQRIAARILTLDGLSTEPATP